A stretch of Brassica napus cultivar Da-Ae unplaced genomic scaffold, Da-Ae ScsIHWf_2934;HRSCAF=3719, whole genome shotgun sequence DNA encodes these proteins:
- the LOC125602654 gene encoding ATP synthase subunit beta, chloroplastic-like: protein MRINPTTSDPAVSIREKNNLGRIAQIIGPVLDVAFPPGKMPNIYNALVVKGRDTLGQEINVTCEVQQLLGNNRVRAVAMSATEGLKRGMDVVDMGNPLSVPVGGATLGRIFNVLGEPVDNLGPVDTLTTSPIHKSAPAFIDLDTTLSIFETGIKVVDLLAPYRRGGKIGLFGGAGVGKTVLIMELINNIAKAHGGVSVFGGVGERTREGNDLYMEMKESGVINELNLADSKVALVYGQMNEPPGARMRVGLTALTMAEYFRDVNEQDVLLFIDNIFRFVQAGSEVSALLGRMPSAVGYQPTLSTEMGSLQERITSTKKGSITSIQAVYVPADDLTDPAPATTFAHLDATTVLSRGLAAKGIYPAVDPLDSTSTMLQPRIVGEEHYETAQQVKQTLQRYKELQDIIAILGLDELSEEDRLTVARARKIERFLSQPFFVAEVFTGSPGKYVGLAETIRGFNLILSGEFDSLPEQAFYLVGNIDEATAKATNLEMEKVKEIILSTNSGQIGVLPNHAPIATAVDIGILKIRLNNQWLTMALMGGFARIGNNEITILVNDAEKNSDIDPQEAQQTLEIAEANLRKAEGKRQTIEANLALRRARTRVEALNTI, encoded by the exons atgagaaTAAATCCTACTACTTCGGATCCAGCGGTTTCAATACGTGAAAAAAACAACCTGGGACGTATTGCCCAAATCATTGGTCCGGTACTGGATGTAGCCTTTCCCCCGGGCAAGATGCCTAATATTTACAATGCTCTGGTGGTTAAGGGTCGAGATACGCTTGGTCAAGAAATTAATGTGACTTGTGAAGTACAGCAATTATTAGGAAACAACCGAGTTAGAGCTGTAGCTATGAGCGCGACCGAGGGTTTAAAGAGAGGGATGGACGTGGTTGATATGGGAAATCCTCTAAGTGTTCCAGTCGGCGGAGCGACTCTAGGACGAATTTTCAATGTACTTGGGGAACCTGTTGATAATTTAGGTCCTGTCGATACTCTCACAACATCTCCTATCCATAAATCCGCGCCTGCTTTTATAGACTTAGATACAACCTTATCTATTTTTGAAACAGGAATTAAAGTAGTAGATCTTTTGGCCCCTTATCGTCGTGGGGGAAAAATCGGACTATTCGGTGGGGCTGGCGTGGGTAAAACAGTACTAATTATGGAATTGATCAACAACATTGCCAAAGCTCATGGTGGTGTATCCGTATTTGGTGGAGTAGGCGAACGAACTCGTGAAGGAAATGATCTTTACATGGAAATGAAAGAATCTGGAGTCATTAATGAACTAAACCTTGCGGACTCCAAAGTAGCCCTAGTCTACGGTCAGATGAATGAACCGCCGGGAGCTCGTATGAGAGTTGGTCTGACTGCCTTAACTATGGCAGAATATTTCCGAGATGTTAATGAGCAAGACGTACTTCTATTTATCGACAATATCTTCCGTTTTGTACAAGCAGGATCCGAGGTATCCGCTTTATTGGGTAGAATGCCTTCTGCTGTGGGTTACCAACCCACCCTTAGTACCGAAATGGGTTCTTTACAAGAAAGAATTACTTCTACGAAAAAAGGGTCCATAACCTCTATTCAAGCAGTTTATGTACCTGCAGACGATTTGACTGACCCTGCTCCTGCCACCACATTTGCACATTTAGATGCGACTACCGTACTATCAAGAGGATTAGCTGCTAAAGGTATCTATCCAGCGGTAGATCCTTTAGATTCAACGTCAACTATGCTACAACCTCGAATCGTTGGCGAGGAACATTATGAAACTGCGCAACaagtaaagcaaactttacaacGTTACAAGGAGCTTCAGGACATTATAGCTATCCTGGGGTTGGACGAATTATCCGAAGAGGATCGCTTAACCGTCGCAAGAGCACGAAAGATTGAGCGTTTCTTATCACAACCTTTTTTCGTAGCAGAAGTATTTACAGGTTCTCCGGGAAAATATGTTGGGCTAGCGGAAACAATTAGAGGGTTTAATTTGATCCTTTCCGGAGAATTTGATTCTCTTCCTGAACAGGCCTTTTACTTAGTGGGTAACATCGATGAAGCTACTGCGAAGGCTACGAACTTAGAAATGGAGA AAGTAAAAGAAATCATTTTATCTACTAATAGTGGACAAATTGGCGTATTACCAAATCACGCGCCGATTGCCACAGCTGTTGATATAGGTATTTTGAAAATACGCCTTAATAACCAATGGTTAACAATGGCTCTGATGGGCGGTTTTGCTAGAATAGGCAATAATGAAATTACTATTTTAGTAAATGATGCAGAGAAGAATAGTGACATTGATCCACAAGAAGCTCAGCAAACTCTTGAAATAGCAGAGGCGAACTTGAGAAAAGCTGAAGGCAAGAGACAAACAATTGAGGCTAATCTAGCTCTCAGACGAGCTCGGACACGCGTCGAGGCTCTCAATACGATTTGA